From the genome of bacterium, one region includes:
- the queA gene encoding tRNA preQ1(34) S-adenosylmethionine ribosyltransferase-isomerase QueA, whose amino-acid sequence MLTAEFDYYLPKELIAQFPTEKRGQSRLLVYHRTTGNIEHKLFPDLVEYLNSNDILVVNDSRVIPARLWATDSVSGNQIELLLIHRIKNDRWIALTRPAKRCQPGIILSIGNGKIQAKIVSKLEGSRREIEFRYSGDWNQLLSEFGEMPVPPYIKRKSDSVKLKQLDKSRYQTVYAKYNGSIAAPTAGLHFSEELIEKIKNKGVKIVAITLHVGPGTFQPVRVKQISEHKMESEYYSVSKQAAEMINTAKKNQHRIVVVGTTATRTLETVADEQGWIHPGQGWSNLFIYPGYKFKIVDALLTNFHLPQSTLLMLVSAFAGREQILQVYQEAIREKYRFYSYGDAMLII is encoded by the coding sequence ATGCTAACCGCTGAATTCGATTATTATCTACCGAAAGAACTCATAGCGCAATTCCCTACGGAAAAGCGAGGCCAATCTCGCCTGCTAGTGTATCATCGAACTACCGGAAATATTGAACATAAACTCTTTCCAGATTTAGTTGAGTATCTAAATTCAAATGATATTTTGGTGGTTAATGATAGCAGGGTTATCCCCGCTCGATTATGGGCAACGGACTCGGTATCGGGCAACCAAATTGAATTATTATTAATCCACCGGATTAAAAATGACCGATGGATAGCATTAACCCGTCCAGCGAAACGATGCCAGCCGGGAATAATTTTATCTATTGGTAATGGAAAAATACAAGCGAAAATCGTTTCGAAACTTGAGGGGAGTCGGCGTGAAATTGAGTTTCGTTATTCTGGGGATTGGAATCAGTTATTATCCGAATTTGGTGAAATGCCGGTTCCGCCATATATTAAACGGAAATCTGATTCCGTTAAACTTAAACAACTCGATAAAAGTCGGTATCAGACTGTTTATGCGAAATACAACGGGTCTATTGCTGCACCAACTGCCGGGCTCCATTTTTCAGAAGAACTAATCGAGAAGATTAAAAATAAAGGGGTTAAAATCGTTGCCATTACCCTCCATGTCGGACCGGGAACATTCCAGCCGGTGCGCGTTAAACAGATTAGTGAGCATAAAATGGAATCTGAATATTATTCGGTTTCAAAACAAGCTGCTGAAATGATTAATACTGCAAAAAAGAATCAACATCGGATTGTTGTTGTTGGAACTACTGCGACTCGAACGCTAGAAACTGTAGCTGATGAACAAGGATGGATACATCCAGGGCAAGGATGGTCGAATTTATTTATTTATCCGGGATATAAGTTTAAGATAGTTGATGCTTTATTAACAAACTTTCATCTGCCGCAATCGACCTTATTAATGCTGGTTTCAGCGTTCGCTGGTAGAGAGCAGATACTTCAAGTATATCAAGAAGCAATCCGAGAGAAGTATCGGTTCTATTCTTATGGTGATGCGATGTTGATAATTTAA
- the dapB gene encoding 4-hydroxy-tetrahydrodipicolinate reductase: protein MIKLIISGACGKMGQRIITNAVHTMSVKVVGAVEHPHHPQLGQDIGLVLGLGNALNVRITDTLDKIIHAGDVLIEFTNPETTLDHLGVAVYAKKPMVIGTTGFSTTQLNELRNLGQQIPCVFSPNMSLGVNLLFKLVEQTAKTLGAEFDIEIVESHHRGKKDAPSGTANKLADIAAQALGRTLSEVAVFGRKGITGERTKEEIGIHAVRGGDMVGEHTVYFCGIGERIELTHRASSRDTFALGAIRAAKFIVDKPAGIYDMLDVLGLRK from the coding sequence ATGATAAAACTAATCATTTCCGGTGCGTGCGGTAAAATGGGACAACGGATTATTACGAACGCAGTTCATACTATGTCAGTTAAAGTCGTTGGTGCGGTAGAACATCCGCATCATCCGCAACTCGGACAAGATATCGGTTTAGTCCTAGGGTTAGGGAATGCGCTGAATGTGCGGATAACCGATACTCTCGATAAAATAATCCATGCTGGCGATGTGCTCATCGAATTCACAAACCCCGAAACAACCCTCGACCATCTTGGCGTAGCGGTATATGCAAAAAAACCGATGGTTATCGGCACCACCGGATTTTCTACTACACAATTGAATGAATTACGTAATCTCGGTCAGCAAATACCCTGCGTGTTTTCGCCGAATATGAGTCTTGGAGTCAATCTTTTATTCAAACTCGTTGAACAGACAGCGAAAACGCTTGGTGCTGAGTTTGATATCGAAATTGTCGAATCGCATCATCGTGGGAAAAAGGATGCACCGAGCGGAACCGCAAATAAACTTGCAGATATTGCGGCGCAAGCGTTAGGGCGAACACTATCAGAAGTAGCAGTTTTCGGTCGGAAAGGAATCACCGGAGAACGAACGAAAGAAGAAATCGGGATTCATGCGGTTCGCGGCGGAGATATGGTCGGCGAACATACCGTTTATTTCTGCGGAATCGGTGAACGAATCGAGTTAACGCATCGGGCGAGTTCACGGGATACCTTTGCACTTGGCGCGATTCGCGCTGCGAAATTCATTGTGGATAAACCTGCAGGTATCTATGATATGCTGGATGTGCTGGGTCTCCGAAAATAA